In the Sporolituus thermophilus DSM 23256 genome, GATAAAGGTGATAGCTATCCCTTTTTTGCCGGCCCGTCCGGTGCGGCCGATGCGGTGGACATAAGATTCCGGATCCTGTGGAATATCGTAGTTAATAACGTGTGTGACATGTTCAATATCCAGCCCGCGGGCCGCTACGTCAGTAGCCACCAGTATTTCCAATTTACCTTCCCGAAACTTTTTCATTACCCGGTCACGCTGCGCCTGACTAAGGTCGCCATGCAGCCCATCGGCCATGTATCCGCGCGCCTGTAGGGAGGCTACCAGCTCGTCTACGCCTTTTTTGGTTCGGCAAAAGATAATGAGCGTCCCGTTGACTTCAACGTCTAGCACGCGGCATAGCGCTTCCAGTTTATCACGTGCTTCATAATAATACTGATCAATAAGCGGCACCGTCAATTGTTCTTTGCTTATAGTAACGGTGATGGCGTCCCGCATGTATTTGTCGGCAAGACGCAGGATAGGCGCAGGCATAGTTGCCGAGAAGAGCAATGTTTGCCGGTCTTCAGCGGGAAGATGCTGCAAAATGCTTTCAATGTCTTCGATAAAGCCCATATCGAGCATTTCGTCCGCTTCATCCAAAACCAAGGTTTTCACCAAGCCTAGTTTAATCGTGTTGCGGCGAATATGATCAAGCAACCGGCCGGGTGTGCCGATTACTACTTGTACGCCGCCTGAGCGTAAGGCCCTGATTTGCCGCTCAATAGACTGACCGCCATAAATAGGGAGTGTTTTTACTTTCTTAAATTTACCGATTTTGGTAATTTCCTCGGCCACTTGGATAGCTAATTCGCGGGTTGGGGTTAGAACTAACGCCTGAATATGGCGATGGTCGGTTATGCGTTCCACAATCGGAATGCCAAAAGCGGCCGTCTTACCGGTTCCCGTCTGCGCCTGGCCGATTACGTCATGTCCGGCCAA is a window encoding:
- a CDS encoding DEAD/DEAH box helicase — its product is MKDNGFFGNIQLSRKVLAAITEMGFEEPSPIQSQTIPLVLAGHDVIGQAQTGTGKTAAFGIPIVERITDHRHIQALVLTPTRELAIQVAEEITKIGKFKKVKTLPIYGGQSIERQIRALRSGGVQVVIGTPGRLLDHIRRNTIKLGLVKTLVLDEADEMLDMGFIEDIESILQHLPAEDRQTLLFSATMPAPILRLADKYMRDAITVTISKEQLTVPLIDQYYYEARDKLEALCRVLDVEVNGTLIIFCRTKKGVDELVASLQARGYMADGLHGDLSQAQRDRVMKKFREGKLEILVATDVAARGLDIEHVTHVINYDIPQDPESYVHRIGRTGRAGKKGIAITFIEPREYRQLKLIERTIKTRIVRKQLPSPADVVERYREVIKSQVIATIEQANFQEYSSIVQELAGSYEVLDIAAAALKLFQEGFKEKQQVDDKSVFSNTGAEEGMVRLFINVGRAQKIRPEDIVRTIAEEADIPGHIIGVINIYEKFTFVEVPEDVAERVLSVMHRNTIKGYRINMEPARAK